One window of Neptuniibacter halophilus genomic DNA carries:
- the nth gene encoding endonuclease III, which translates to MNKQKRYEIFSRWREDNPNPTTELEYSTPFELLIAVILSAQATDVGVNKATRKLYPVANTPEAIYALGVDGLKEYIKTIGLFNAKAENVIKTCKALIEKHHSEVPDTREALEALPGVGRKTANVVLNTAFGQPAMAVDTHIFRVSNRTRIAPGKNVNEVEQKLLRFVPKEFLLDAHHWLILHGRYTCVARKPKCGSCLIEDLCEFKEKTDF; encoded by the coding sequence ATGAATAAACAGAAACGTTACGAGATTTTCTCCCGCTGGCGCGAAGATAACCCGAACCCGACCACTGAACTGGAATACAGCACTCCCTTTGAGCTGCTGATTGCGGTGATTCTCTCTGCTCAGGCGACGGATGTTGGGGTGAATAAAGCGACCCGCAAGCTCTATCCGGTGGCAAATACGCCCGAGGCGATCTATGCGCTGGGCGTGGACGGCCTGAAGGAATATATCAAGACCATCGGCCTGTTTAATGCCAAAGCGGAAAATGTGATCAAAACCTGCAAGGCCCTGATCGAAAAGCATCACTCCGAGGTGCCTGATACCCGCGAAGCGCTGGAAGCGCTGCCCGGTGTGGGCCGTAAAACCGCCAACGTCGTCCTCAATACCGCTTTTGGCCAGCCGGCTATGGCGGTGGATACGCATATTTTCCGGGTCTCAAACCGTACCCGAATCGCTCCGGGAAAAAATGTAAATGAGGTTGAGCAGAAGCTGCTGCGGTTTGTGCCTAAGGAGTTTCTGCTGGATGCCCATCACTGGTTGATTCTGCACGGCCGTTATACCTGTGTGGCACGTAAGCCGAAGTGCGGCTCCTGTCTGATTGAAGATCTGTGCGAGTTTAAAGAGAAGACCGATTTCTGA
- a CDS encoding GGDEF domain-containing protein produces the protein MNSYDFQDIDELHWTLGLIQNLEVGLLVVDRAGTIKLWNGFMENHSGVEARKVCGQHLFSLFPELPESWLQHKIESVYLLRNPAYISWEQRPYLFHFKSNRPVTGQARYMYQNITLIPLNSPSGEVDHIGILIYDVTDTAMGQLALKQMNRKLENLSREDRLTGLFNRGHWQECLEQEFERYQRSQLPTSLVIFDIDHFKKVNDTYGHQAGDEVIKMVAKTLQEQARKTDVLGRYGGEEYVALLTGTNGERAMIFAERLRERVESVILPYGADRIQVTISLGVSELSFRQGSSQVWLEEADRALYQSKQNGRNLVTLFDEDE, from the coding sequence ATGAACAGCTATGACTTTCAGGATATCGATGAACTGCACTGGACTCTGGGGCTGATTCAGAATCTGGAGGTAGGTCTGCTGGTCGTGGACCGGGCGGGTACGATCAAGCTCTGGAACGGGTTTATGGAGAACCACTCCGGCGTAGAAGCCCGTAAAGTCTGTGGTCAGCACCTGTTCAGCCTGTTCCCCGAGCTGCCGGAAAGCTGGCTTCAGCATAAGATTGAGTCGGTATACCTGTTACGTAATCCCGCTTATATCTCCTGGGAGCAGCGACCTTATCTGTTCCATTTCAAGAGTAACCGGCCGGTCACCGGTCAGGCGCGTTATATGTATCAGAATATCACCCTGATTCCGCTTAACTCACCCTCGGGGGAGGTGGATCATATCGGGATTCTGATCTACGACGTGACTGATACGGCGATGGGTCAGCTGGCGCTGAAACAGATGAACCGCAAACTGGAAAACCTGAGCCGTGAAGATCGACTGACCGGCCTGTTTAACCGGGGTCACTGGCAGGAGTGTCTGGAGCAGGAGTTTGAACGTTACCAGCGCAGCCAGTTGCCGACTTCACTGGTGATTTTTGATATCGACCACTTCAAAAAGGTTAATGATACCTACGGCCATCAGGCGGGCGATGAAGTGATTAAGATGGTAGCGAAAACCCTTCAGGAGCAGGCACGTAAAACCGATGTGCTGGGACGCTATGGCGGTGAGGAGTATGTGGCGTTACTGACCGGCACCAACGGTGAGCGGGCAATGATTTTTGCTGAACGCCTGCGTGAGCGGGTAGAATCGGTCATTCTTCCCTATGGGGCTGACCGGATTCAGGTAACCATCAGTCTTGGGGTGTCTGAACTGAGTTTTCGTCAGGGGAGTTCTCAGGTATGGCTGGAAGAGGCCGACCGCGCCCTGTATCAATCCAAGCAGAACGGGCGCAATCTGGTGACCCTGTTTGATGAAGACGAATAA
- a CDS encoding GIY-YIG nuclease family protein, translated as MADWFVYILRCADGSLYTGVTTDLQRRLRQHNGELVGGAKYTRLRRPVELVWQEPHPDRSAACKRESAIKKWPRQAKLKLL; from the coding sequence ATGGCAGACTGGTTTGTGTATATCTTACGCTGCGCTGATGGCAGCCTTTATACCGGTGTGACCACCGATCTGCAGCGTCGTCTGAGGCAACATAATGGCGAGCTGGTTGGGGGGGCTAAATACACCCGGTTGCGACGCCCCGTCGAACTGGTCTGGCAGGAGCCGCATCCGGACAGGTCTGCGGCCTGTAAACGTGAGTCTGCGATTAAGAAGTGGCCACGACAGGCAAAACTAAAACTGCTCTGA
- a CDS encoding DUF3299 domain-containing protein translates to MIRLPLFSVLFFSLFSFQVFAANLLNGETVREMEWEQLMPADFSLEDLFGQQDQLASIDDFDPKAQLLLDEMMAAMESAPVVPELDGAMVKLPGYVVPMESDGMNVTAFFLVPYFGACIHVPPPPSNQIVYVRFEPGTKVENLYDAIWVTGKLKTERVSNDMATSGYTMEAFQIEPYEL, encoded by the coding sequence GTGATCCGCTTACCGCTTTTCAGTGTTTTATTTTTCAGTCTGTTTTCGTTTCAGGTGTTCGCTGCGAACCTTCTGAACGGCGAGACGGTTCGGGAGATGGAGTGGGAACAGTTGATGCCTGCTGATTTCTCTCTGGAGGATCTGTTCGGTCAGCAGGACCAACTGGCCTCCATCGATGATTTCGACCCGAAGGCTCAGTTGTTGCTTGATGAAATGATGGCGGCGATGGAATCCGCGCCGGTGGTGCCGGAGCTCGATGGGGCGATGGTTAAGCTCCCCGGCTACGTGGTGCCTATGGAGTCTGACGGGATGAACGTCACGGCGTTTTTTCTGGTGCCGTATTTTGGCGCCTGTATTCATGTGCCCCCGCCGCCTTCAAATCAGATCGTCTACGTCCGCTTCGAGCCCGGCACGAAAGTCGAGAACCTGTATGATGCAATCTGGGTGACCGGTAAGCTGAAAACCGAGCGGGTCAGCAACGATATGGCCACGTCCGGCTATACCATGGAGGCTTTCCAGATTGAGCCTTATGAGCTTTGA
- a CDS encoding transcriptional regulator: MAEPKCPECNVEGIEHIVSKDSQERAKDQHAWFQVAYCDNCGHIYGVFAKHTIGSGKAGPQLVLNR, from the coding sequence ATGGCAGAGCCAAAGTGTCCTGAATGTAACGTGGAAGGGATTGAACATATCGTATCGAAAGACAGCCAGGAGCGGGCTAAAGACCAGCATGCCTGGTTTCAGGTTGCCTACTGCGACAACTGCGGACATATCTACGGCGTCTTCGCCAAACACACCATCGGCTCCGGCAAAGCCGGCCCGCAATTGGTACTGAATCGCTGA
- a CDS encoding response regulator translates to MSRPVPVVICDDSRLARKQMASALRGWNVEVTFAEHGLEGLEAVRAGKGEILFLDLTMPIMDGYQVLERIRRDDLPAMTIVVSADVQPEARKRVLQLGALEFIKKPTTPESITEVLQQFGLLSELEHPSDTSDSPDNLIALPEYYQEVSNVAMGQAGEMLARLLNTFIHLPIPAVTMTEAVDINAQLIQVRQSDCDLISQGFIGGGVAGEALLILPKGNLAKVSRLMPAYDSGEFRRSELMMSLANALIAAFLSSFSQQLDLVFSKGTPFIVHDYNGMNDRIEKFASTLTISIDYRLSEHDFECELLLVFTPDSLPRLQKIASYF, encoded by the coding sequence GTGAGCCGGCCTGTTCCCGTAGTGATATGTGACGATTCCCGTTTAGCACGTAAGCAGATGGCCTCGGCCCTGCGGGGTTGGAACGTAGAAGTAACGTTTGCCGAACATGGTCTTGAAGGGCTTGAGGCGGTTCGCGCCGGAAAAGGTGAGATTCTGTTTCTGGATCTGACTATGCCGATTATGGATGGCTACCAGGTGCTGGAGCGTATCCGTCGGGATGATCTGCCAGCCATGACGATTGTGGTGTCTGCTGATGTGCAGCCGGAAGCGCGCAAGCGGGTATTGCAACTGGGCGCGCTCGAATTTATCAAAAAACCTACCACGCCTGAGTCGATCACCGAAGTGCTGCAGCAATTTGGGTTACTCAGTGAGCTGGAGCACCCTTCTGATACTTCTGATAGCCCGGACAATCTGATTGCCTTGCCAGAGTATTATCAGGAGGTCTCTAACGTGGCGATGGGGCAGGCGGGTGAGATGCTGGCGCGACTGCTGAATACCTTTATTCATCTGCCGATTCCGGCGGTGACTATGACAGAAGCCGTGGATATTAATGCTCAACTGATTCAGGTACGGCAGTCAGATTGTGACCTGATCAGTCAGGGCTTTATTGGCGGGGGTGTCGCCGGTGAAGCATTGCTGATCCTGCCGAAGGGGAATCTGGCTAAGGTCTCCCGTCTTATGCCGGCCTATGACAGTGGTGAGTTTCGTCGCTCCGAACTGATGATGTCGTTAGCCAATGCACTGATTGCGGCGTTCCTCTCCAGTTTCTCTCAGCAACTCGATCTGGTCTTCAGTAAAGGCACCCCGTTTATCGTGCATGACTATAACGGCATGAACGACCGGATCGAGAAGTTTGCCTCAACCCTGACAATCAGTATCGACTACCGTCTCAGTGAGCATGACTTTGAGTGCGAACTGTTGCTGGTGTTTACCCCGGACTCTCTGCCCCGGTTACAGAAAATAGCGAGTTACTTCTGA
- a CDS encoding ABC transporter permease, whose amino-acid sequence MILFRLTWLSLLNRRNTLLLSLLSLSLSVFILLGVDMVRQQAKSSFTATVSGTDLIVGARSGQINLLLYSVFHIGNATNNISWQSYQEISQHPKVAWSIPLSLGDSHRGFRVLGTSQAYFRHFRYGRKQALEFRKGEPFADLFDVVLGAEVARQLGYKLGSEILINHGIGNAALMTHKDKPFRVVGILEATGTPVDSTLHVSLEAIEAIHLDWQGGVKMPGVSVSAEQARQASLQPEQITAMLLGLNSRLSSFQLQRAINQYRKEPLLAILPGLALQELWQMFSLAEKALLIISALVLCSSLIGLLSLMLTSLNERRREMAVLRSVGARPWQICILLMLESLLLTLCSLTLGVALVYLAMAALGPWLQAELGLHLSLQGLSLWQWQMLGIMLGLGALVGLIPGYRAYRQSLADGMAIKL is encoded by the coding sequence GTGATTCTGTTTCGTCTGACCTGGCTTAGCCTGCTCAACCGGCGTAATACGTTGCTGCTGAGTCTTTTATCGCTGAGCCTGAGTGTATTTATCCTGCTCGGTGTGGATATGGTGCGCCAGCAGGCCAAGAGCAGCTTTACCGCAACGGTGTCCGGAACTGACCTGATTGTCGGGGCCCGCAGTGGACAGATTAATCTGCTGCTTTATTCCGTTTTTCATATTGGCAATGCCACCAATAACATCAGTTGGCAGAGCTATCAGGAGATCAGCCAGCACCCTAAGGTAGCCTGGAGCATCCCGCTTTCACTGGGTGATTCGCATCGCGGATTCCGGGTACTGGGTACCAGTCAGGCGTATTTCCGGCACTTCCGTTATGGCCGGAAACAGGCACTGGAATTCCGTAAAGGCGAGCCGTTTGCTGATCTGTTTGATGTGGTGCTGGGCGCTGAAGTGGCCCGTCAGTTGGGCTATAAGCTGGGCAGTGAAATTCTGATCAACCACGGTATCGGTAATGCGGCGCTGATGACGCACAAAGATAAACCGTTTCGTGTTGTGGGTATTCTGGAGGCAACCGGGACACCGGTCGACAGTACCCTGCACGTGAGTCTGGAAGCGATTGAGGCGATCCATCTCGACTGGCAGGGCGGAGTGAAAATGCCCGGTGTCTCTGTATCCGCCGAGCAGGCCCGGCAGGCCTCATTGCAACCGGAGCAGATCACCGCCATGTTACTGGGGCTTAATTCCCGTCTCTCCAGTTTTCAGCTACAGCGGGCGATTAATCAGTACCGCAAAGAACCCTTACTGGCGATTCTGCCGGGGCTGGCCCTGCAGGAACTGTGGCAGATGTTTTCACTGGCTGAGAAAGCGCTGCTGATTATCTCGGCGCTGGTGCTCTGCTCCAGCCTGATCGGTTTACTGAGTCTGATGCTGACCAGCCTGAACGAGCGACGTCGGGAGATGGCAGTGCTGCGCTCGGTCGGTGCCCGACCCTGGCAGATCTGTATTTTACTGATGCTGGAGTCTCTGCTGCTGACGTTATGCAGCCTGACCCTGGGTGTGGCACTGGTCTATCTTGCCATGGCGGCACTGGGGCCCTGGCTGCAGGCCGAACTGGGTTTACACCTGAGTTTACAGGGCCTCAGTTTATGGCAGTGGCAGATGCTTGGTATAATGCTCGGGCTGGGTGCACTGGTTGGGCTGATTCCGGGTTACCGGGCTTACCGTCAGTCCCTGGCTGATGGCATGGCGATTAAACTTTAA
- a CDS encoding ABC transporter ATP-binding protein produces the protein MAAAAVELQQVRFSWSGKHTDLSIEHFSVGQGERVFIQGPSGSGKSTLLNLLAGIIRPGHGEVSLMGNALNQLSSSALDRFRADHCGFIFQQFNLLPYLNLIDNVLLPCRFSQLRRSRAEQVYGSAQAGAISLLQTLGLDTETLSGRGVRQLSTGQQQRVAVARALLGMPELIIADEPTSALDAGHRDRFMHLLCQEAERQGSTLLFVSHDPALQAHFDRVEGLKPAPQGGSTL, from the coding sequence ATGGCCGCCGCCGCTGTAGAGCTGCAACAGGTGCGTTTTAGCTGGTCAGGAAAGCACACAGACCTGTCGATTGAGCATTTTTCGGTTGGACAGGGGGAGCGGGTGTTTATCCAGGGGCCTTCCGGCAGCGGCAAAAGCACTCTGCTGAATCTTCTGGCCGGGATAATCCGTCCCGGCCATGGGGAGGTCAGTCTGATGGGCAATGCGCTGAATCAGCTATCATCATCCGCGCTGGATCGGTTCCGTGCGGATCACTGCGGCTTTATCTTCCAGCAGTTCAATCTGCTGCCCTACCTCAATCTGATCGATAATGTGCTGTTGCCCTGCCGCTTTTCCCAATTGCGTCGCAGCCGTGCCGAACAGGTGTACGGTTCGGCACAGGCAGGGGCGATCAGCCTGCTGCAGACACTGGGGCTGGATACCGAAACATTATCCGGTCGTGGTGTCCGTCAGCTATCCACCGGCCAGCAACAGCGGGTTGCGGTGGCCCGGGCTCTGTTGGGTATGCCGGAACTGATCATCGCCGACGAACCCACTTCGGCACTGGATGCCGGACACCGTGATCGCTTTATGCACCTGCTCTGCCAGGAGGCTGAACGGCAGGGCTCAACGTTATTGTTTGTCAGCCATGATCCGGCGTTGCAGGCGCACTTTGATCGGGTGGAAGGCTTAAAACCTGCCCCACAGGGAGGTTCGACCCTGTGA
- the ccoG gene encoding cytochrome c oxidase accessory protein CcoG, whose protein sequence is MHPSSDKIPVTQLSDPPLPGNGKFHVRLVEGFYQNLRRLISWPLIGLFFGLGWVRIDGQPLVMFDFAAHRIFLFGAELSWYDLPILAGLMIAGASLLFFMAVGWGRVWCGFACPQSIWTWIFIRIEQFTEGRASQRAKQDAQSFTPLRLLRRGLKHLIWLLVALITALSFSAYFVPIETLLSDLIHARASWFSISWLTVMTLLTYLNAGLVREKVCLHMCPYSRFQGVMFDPDTRTVSYDQQRGEPRRDKHHPQSAEGDCVDCGICVQVCPTGIDIRNGLQAACIDCAACIDACDQVMDKLGRDRGLIGFYSEQQLNTTMLPRQEEHSPMLRPRLLGYLSVLVVTLWAVVYGLGQRTDLLIEIARERGELYQMEGNRICNRYRVELERFNPDLKQLQLAVRTAEPGLNLTVSGPLLIDLQPGNRVIHYQLCSQKAPMQSRNQIHFEFNQAGFIASKESTFLAP, encoded by the coding sequence ATGCACCCCTCATCCGATAAAATTCCAGTGACCCAGCTATCCGATCCACCCCTGCCCGGTAATGGCAAATTTCATGTCCGCTTAGTGGAAGGGTTCTATCAAAATCTCAGACGTCTGATCAGCTGGCCCCTGATCGGCCTGTTTTTCGGTCTGGGTTGGGTGCGTATTGATGGCCAGCCGCTGGTTATGTTTGATTTTGCCGCCCACCGGATCTTTCTCTTCGGCGCTGAGTTGTCCTGGTACGACCTGCCCATTCTGGCGGGCCTGATGATCGCCGGTGCCAGCCTGCTGTTCTTTATGGCGGTTGGCTGGGGTCGTGTATGGTGCGGCTTTGCCTGTCCACAGTCGATCTGGACCTGGATTTTTATCCGCATTGAGCAATTCACCGAGGGCCGCGCATCTCAGCGGGCAAAACAGGACGCACAGTCTTTCACCCCGCTTCGCTTACTGCGCCGTGGCCTGAAACACCTGATCTGGCTGCTGGTTGCGCTGATCACGGCCCTCAGTTTCAGTGCTTACTTTGTGCCAATTGAAACCTTGCTGAGTGACCTGATACATGCGCGGGCCAGTTGGTTCAGTATCAGTTGGCTGACCGTGATGACCCTGCTGACCTACCTGAATGCCGGGCTGGTCAGAGAAAAGGTCTGCCTGCATATGTGCCCCTACTCGCGTTTTCAGGGAGTGATGTTCGACCCGGATACCCGCACGGTCAGTTACGATCAGCAGCGCGGCGAACCCCGGCGGGATAAACATCATCCACAATCCGCTGAAGGTGATTGTGTCGATTGCGGCATCTGCGTTCAGGTCTGCCCTACCGGGATCGATATACGCAACGGTCTGCAGGCCGCCTGTATCGACTGCGCTGCCTGCATCGATGCCTGCGATCAGGTTATGGATAAGCTGGGCCGGGATCGCGGGCTGATCGGTTTCTATTCAGAACAGCAGCTCAATACCACGATGCTACCCCGGCAGGAAGAACACAGCCCGATGCTGCGCCCTCGTCTGCTCGGTTATCTGTCGGTGCTGGTTGTCACGCTCTGGGCTGTCGTCTATGGCCTCGGCCAGCGAACTGATCTGCTGATTGAGATCGCCCGCGAACGGGGTGAACTCTACCAGATGGAAGGCAACCGGATCTGCAACCGTTACCGGGTAGAACTGGAGCGCTTTAATCCGGATCTGAAACAACTGCAACTGGCTGTCAGAACCGCAGAGCCGGGACTGAACCTGACCGTCTCCGGCCCGCTTCTGATCGATCTGCAACCCGGTAACCGGGTTATCCACTACCAGCTCTGTAGTCAGAAAGCTCCCATGCAATCACGTAATCAGATCCATTTTGAGTTTAATCAGGCCGGCTTCATTGCCAGTAAGGAGAGCACTTTTCTGGCACCCTGA
- a CDS encoding ZrgA family zinc uptake protein, giving the protein MTFLAKPALFCALSSVVASAPALAYERQHDSHVHGAAELNIVLEGDMLEMELHSPLMNLAGFEHAVRNEEEQQRLDQAIQRLKDVTGVIGLPEKALCLSDQVDVHLSGDGEHDHEHEHEHEHEHEHEHEHEEAHSDHKEHDHKDEHAHHDEHAHKEDHKHHEEHAHDEDHEHKDEHAHHEDHDLAAESGSGHRELHAHYRFKCVKPAQIEGLAIKLFAPFPGLEQLKVNLLTDQGSRQWQLDQDQQIKF; this is encoded by the coding sequence ATGACTTTTTTGGCTAAACCGGCGTTGTTCTGTGCGCTGAGTTCTGTGGTGGCCTCTGCCCCGGCACTGGCGTATGAGCGTCAGCATGATTCCCACGTGCATGGCGCTGCTGAACTGAATATAGTGCTCGAAGGTGACATGCTTGAGATGGAGTTGCACTCGCCGTTGATGAATCTGGCAGGTTTTGAACATGCGGTGCGCAACGAAGAGGAACAGCAGCGTCTGGATCAGGCTATTCAAAGGCTTAAAGATGTTACCGGCGTGATCGGGCTGCCGGAGAAGGCGTTGTGTCTGAGCGATCAGGTGGATGTGCATCTGAGTGGTGACGGGGAGCACGATCATGAGCATGAGCATGAGCATGAGCATGAGCATGAGCATGAGCATGAGCATGAGGAAGCCCATAGTGATCACAAAGAGCATGATCATAAAGATGAGCACGCCCATCACGATGAACACGCGCATAAAGAAGATCATAAACATCACGAAGAACATGCGCACGACGAAGACCATGAGCATAAAGATGAGCATGCGCATCACGAAGATCATGACCTGGCTGCAGAATCCGGGTCAGGTCATCGGGAACTTCATGCCCACTACCGGTTCAAATGCGTCAAACCGGCACAGATCGAAGGTCTGGCGATTAAACTGTTTGCGCCGTTCCCGGGGCTGGAGCAGTTAAAAGTGAACCTGCTGACAGATCAGGGTAGCCGGCAGTGGCAACTGGATCAGGATCAGCAGATTAAATTTTAA
- a CDS encoding nucleoside recognition domain-containing protein: MEQIVSLILESGRSGLDMGLYILLPIMVVMLALMKLLDAKGVLSWISNLLAPVSRIFGIPGLGIFAMIKLLFVSFIAPLATFALMDRNGTSRRYIAATLAMVLAMSQANATFPLSAVGLNLGITLLTSVAGGLAAAAFTYYLLTRNITDPDTVELVVESVPEEKKTVIQILGDGGKEGMKIVLDMLPMLILAIFLVNVLKTTGAIDLISTLLAPALALIGLPESTVLPLVTKFIAGGTAFMGVTIDLMNQGLITANELNRMAGFATNPLDVVGVAVFAAAGKRVGQVVRYAVYGGLFGMLLRGIMHLLIF; this comes from the coding sequence ATGGAACAGATCGTCAGCCTGATACTTGAGTCTGGCCGCTCCGGCCTGGATATGGGGCTCTATATATTGCTGCCGATAATGGTGGTGATGCTGGCGCTGATGAAGCTGCTCGACGCCAAAGGGGTGCTGAGCTGGATCTCCAATCTGCTGGCGCCGGTTTCGCGGATATTCGGTATTCCCGGGCTGGGTATCTTCGCCATGATCAAGCTGCTGTTTGTCAGCTTTATCGCCCCGCTGGCGACGTTTGCGCTGATGGACCGAAACGGCACCTCACGACGTTATATCGCGGCAACTCTGGCGATGGTGCTGGCGATGTCTCAGGCCAATGCTACCTTCCCGCTCAGTGCGGTGGGTCTTAATCTGGGAATTACCCTGCTGACCTCTGTAGCAGGAGGGCTCGCCGCCGCCGCGTTTACTTACTATCTCCTGACCCGGAATATCACCGACCCGGATACGGTGGAGCTGGTGGTGGAATCGGTGCCGGAAGAGAAGAAAACCGTTATTCAGATTCTCGGTGACGGCGGTAAAGAGGGGATGAAGATCGTCCTTGATATGCTGCCGATGCTGATTCTGGCGATTTTTCTGGTCAATGTACTGAAAACCACCGGGGCTATCGATCTGATCAGCACGCTGCTGGCACCGGCACTGGCGCTGATCGGTCTGCCGGAAAGCACGGTTCTGCCACTGGTGACCAAGTTTATTGCCGGAGGCACCGCCTTTATGGGGGTGACTATTGACCTGATGAATCAGGGCCTGATCACGGCCAACGAGCTGAACCGAATGGCAGGTTTCGCCACCAACCCTCTGGATGTGGTCGGCGTTGCGGTGTTTGCTGCGGCCGGTAAGCGGGTCGGGCAGGTGGTACGTTATGCGGTTTATGGTGGTTTGTTTGGCATGCTGCTGCGGGGCATCATGCATCTGCTGATCTTCTGA
- a CDS encoding PLP-dependent aminotransferase family protein: protein MYLYQDLEQELTQLIMQGQLPPGSRLPSIRQQCQERGLSKATVIHAYQRLEAAALVESRFKSGYYVCAPATRHRTPSEPTHWSMPQLVDMSDLMRDIMEQGAAFDICPHEEQGYDSLPAAINELNRCIGRALRRQKGSDHQYYDEPAGLPELRQQLSARYARLGCDIRAEDMVMTAGCQHALFLALQSCCRPGDTVAVESPGFYGVLQLLETLGLKVLEIPSSPEQGISVAALRSALEQWDISACVVTPAYATPTGSLLPQTARQALLDLAEEHDFILIEDDIYGDLGFSQRVAPLRQLDKTQRVILCGSLSKSLSRELRLGWVVASRPQQLKRLKMVNLLGLSRFTQQGVVDFISNGGYDRHLRRYRQQLRLQRDQLITLLDQHWRGLGEIAVSRPEGGLSLWVELAPGHDLAACYLPARSQGIVITPGNLFSAQERFSHCLRLSFAHEWTKPRQQALIRLGQILGGE, encoded by the coding sequence ATGTATCTCTATCAGGATCTGGAGCAGGAGCTGACACAATTGATTATGCAGGGGCAACTGCCGCCGGGCAGTCGGCTGCCTTCGATTCGTCAGCAGTGTCAGGAGCGGGGCCTGTCCAAAGCCACGGTCATCCATGCATACCAGCGGCTGGAAGCGGCGGCTCTGGTGGAGTCGCGTTTTAAATCCGGTTATTACGTATGCGCTCCGGCGACTCGCCATCGCACTCCCTCCGAGCCGACACACTGGAGTATGCCGCAGTTGGTGGATATGAGTGATCTGATGCGTGACATTATGGAGCAGGGCGCGGCATTTGATATCTGCCCCCATGAGGAACAGGGGTATGACAGCCTGCCTGCTGCCATCAATGAACTGAATCGCTGTATCGGCCGGGCTTTGCGCCGGCAGAAGGGCAGTGATCACCAATATTATGATGAACCGGCAGGGCTGCCTGAGCTGCGGCAGCAACTCTCGGCCCGTTACGCCCGTCTGGGCTGCGATATTCGTGCGGAAGATATGGTGATGACTGCCGGTTGCCAGCACGCTCTGTTTCTGGCTCTGCAGAGCTGTTGCCGGCCGGGTGATACGGTGGCGGTTGAGTCGCCGGGGTTTTATGGGGTATTGCAGTTGCTGGAGACGCTGGGGCTTAAGGTGCTGGAGATTCCGTCATCCCCGGAGCAGGGTATCTCAGTGGCCGCGTTGCGAAGCGCATTGGAACAGTGGGATATCAGCGCCTGCGTAGTGACTCCGGCATATGCCACGCCCACCGGTTCTCTGCTGCCCCAGACAGCGCGGCAAGCGTTGCTTGATCTGGCTGAAGAACACGACTTTATCCTGATTGAAGATGATATCTACGGTGATCTGGGCTTCTCTCAGCGGGTAGCGCCGTTGCGTCAGTTGGATAAAACGCAGCGGGTGATTCTGTGCGGGTCACTCTCTAAATCCCTCTCCCGCGAGTTACGCCTTGGCTGGGTGGTCGCCTCCCGACCACAACAACTGAAACGGCTGAAGATGGTCAACCTGCTGGGGCTGAGTCGTTTTACCCAGCAGGGGGTGGTCGATTTTATCAGTAATGGTGGCTATGACCGTCATCTGCGCCGTTACCGGCAACAGTTACGTTTGCAGCGGGATCAGTTGATTACACTGCTTGATCAGCACTGGCGCGGTCTCGGAGAGATCGCCGTGAGTCGGCCGGAAGGAGGGCTTAGTCTCTGGGTTGAACTGGCACCGGGCCATGATCTGGCAGCGTGTTACCTGCCAGCACGGAGTCAGGGTATCGTCATCACACCGGGCAATCTGTTCAGTGCACAGGAACGCTTCAGCCACTGCCTGCGCCTGAGCTTCGCCCACGAATGGACCAAACCGCGACAGCAGGCGCTGATCCGGCTGGGACAGATTCTGGGCGGTGAGTGA